A stretch of Treponema vincentii F0403 DNA encodes these proteins:
- a CDS encoding M28 family peptidase, which yields MTLEQARAIIASPFFSAFLEPAADRCACITAWLSAQNIPYRTVTLQNKTHIVITYRQSAYDSRFKMKTLIAHYDRAAGCPGANDNSAACVQLLLFAKTLLHKRDAHNIRIIFTDGEEAGAESIKNQGAYRLGQGLRALSMQRDDIFVFDMCGSGGTLILSESGIYGRDKRKTAALIALHRRCRIYADAACRGRWLSLPTAYSDNAGLISAGLTAQVITVLPRKEAELLMRYMPCSEMLQHCIITNAHIPVTSPLAAVIPQTWQRMHSPQDSRETLTPQAFVLIDKMLRYLAVVKESLN from the coding sequence CCTTTTTTCAGCGCTTTTTTAGAACCGGCGGCAGACCGCTGCGCCTGTATCACGGCGTGGCTGTCCGCGCAAAATATTCCCTACCGTACCGTTACACTTCAGAATAAAACCCACATCGTTATTACATATCGGCAATCCGCATACGATTCCCGTTTTAAGATGAAAACGCTGATAGCGCACTATGACCGTGCCGCCGGCTGTCCGGGTGCAAACGATAATTCCGCTGCCTGCGTACAGCTGTTGCTGTTTGCGAAAACGCTGCTGCATAAACGGGACGCGCATAATATCCGCATTATCTTTACCGACGGCGAAGAAGCGGGTGCGGAGAGTATTAAGAACCAAGGCGCGTACCGCTTGGGACAAGGGCTGCGTGCGCTTTCCATGCAGCGGGATGACATCTTTGTGTTTGATATGTGCGGCAGCGGGGGTACGCTCATCCTTTCCGAGTCGGGGATATACGGCAGGGATAAACGGAAAACGGCGGCGCTTATCGCCCTTCACCGGCGCTGCCGCATATATGCCGACGCCGCGTGTCGAGGCCGCTGGCTTTCGCTGCCGACCGCTTACAGCGATAACGCGGGGCTTATTTCCGCCGGATTGACCGCGCAGGTTATCACCGTGCTGCCGCGGAAAGAGGCGGAGCTGCTGATGCGGTATATGCCCTGCTCCGAAATGCTGCAGCACTGCATTATTACGAATGCTCATATTCCGGTTACTTCACCGCTTGCAGCGGTTATTCCGCAAACATGGCAGCGGATGCATAGTCCGCAGGATAGCCGTGAAACGCTCACGCCTCAAGCATTTGTTCTTATTGATAAAATGCTGAGGTATCTGGCTGTGGTAAAAGAATCGTTAAACTAA